From the genome of Candidatus Aegiribacteria sp.:
TGTAGATTCTTTCCGGAGCTTTCCATTTCGGTTTCAGGGCGGGATAACCGATACATAGAACCGCTGTAAGCCTTGTTCCCCTTGCTTCACGGGTGTGCCAGGATTTTACGAATGGATAGATCTTCTCAGCGATGCCGTTCCAGAGTGTGCCCATTCCCATGGATACGGCATAATTCATTACTGCGGAAGCTGCGATAACTCCGTCAGTGTAACCTGTGATGTTCTTCCTGGGGACATGGAAGAAAAGCACAACTGGCGCCCCCCTGAAGATTGCATCCTCTCCCGCTCGCAGGCTCTTTATATGCGCGGTCATCCCGGTTATCTTCCCGATAATGTGAGGAAGGCCTGTGAAAGACAAAATATCAAGCATCTTCCTGACAGGCTCTAAGAGCCTCCTGATGTTATCAGTTCCGCTGATAACCCTTACGATTATTCCCTGTGCATTTACACCAGTGGGAGATTGAGACACTATGGAGATAAGCTTACTTATATCTTCTTCCGATGGCACTTTATCCGAATAGAAACGGATAGATCTTCTGCTCTCAAGTAGTGCTCTGTATTGCTTCGGAGCAGCTGCGTTTTCGGGAATTGGCTCCATTCCGAATGCGTTCTCCGGACAGAACAATCCGCAATGACAGCAGCCGATGCATCGGGAACTGTTGAAGACCGGATACCCGTCACTCATATGTATGGCATGTGAAGGACATACCTTTGCGCAGATGCCACAACCGGTGCATTTCGTCCTGCTGAATTTCTCCTCAGGGCAGAATTTCAATGTTCACATCCCCTGTAATAAGACCAGGCTGGACAAGAACCACACCTGGAAATGTGCCATATGGCTCCATTGAGCTCCACGTTCCTCCGTTGTCGGAATCTACGAATGCCGCGACAGTGTAACGCCCGGCGGGTATATCGTTAACCCGGTAATCCCCTGATTGGACAGTCGCGTAGGTTACGGCCGCGTCCCCTCCTCCTCCAGTTCTGCTGATCTGTAGTTTCACAGTCGGGAATACCGAACCGCTGATTCTACCGGTGATCGAACCGGGTTCATCCCCCCATAATGCCGCAAATGCCCATGTGAACGGCATCTGGAGTGTGTCACCCCATAGTGTCGACAGGCCTGGAAGCAGTTCTAATCTGTATTGCTGCTCACCTATGAGCTGATGTTCGGGATAGAACTCAAAAGATCTTCCATCTATCACGATCAGTGATCCTTGAACCGTGGTGCTGTCAGTTATCCTTGTAAGACTGAATCTGTCAGCCAGGGAATCGGGATCTATCCAGTAGTTGAACGAAATTCGATACGGACCTGCAGGATCGGCATTTTCTGCTCCGGGAGCAGGATAGTAGGATCGTATCCTGAGACTGTCCGCAGGTATGGAATCAAGACCGAAAAATTCAAGGGAATCCGGAGCTGATGAATTGAGGATAAGATCTTCAATACCTGATACGTAGGCAGTTATCTCCGCATCGGGAATCCTGTGCGTATCAAGTACCACAGTATTCCCCGAAAATCCGCCCGGCAGCCAGAATCCGTTTACCAGAATTTCATTCCCGATACTGTC
Proteins encoded in this window:
- a CDS encoding Ig-like domain-containing protein; the protein is MRYGAFLLFLLLFLTTCAKMAAPGGGPVDKTPPEIVSVFPTPGAGYTDLREITIEWSERLEEASAAVFIYPAMEYRLDVSGSTMKIELDSAVGSDPLIIHLPKEIRDRRGNRAGFSEDLVYSSGDSLPTGQLTVAMTRQGGGNLSGITLVELYRDSLLVRRTSPDSTGTAWIKWLQSGNYRLLCYEDPDRSYLWNSEQEAGVDSSFVLVENDSLTLDAILTVVDTAGPVLSEITAFDSYHVQLLFNEEVSYESFDSGEVVLKDSIGNEILVNGFWLPGGFSGNTVVLDTHRIPDAEITAYVSGIEDLILNSSAPDSLEFFGLDSIPADSLRIRSYYPAPGAENADPAGPYRISFNYWIDPDSLADRFSLTRITDSTTVQGSLIVIDGRSFEFYPEHQLIGEQQYRLELLPGLSTLWGDTLQMPFTWAFAALWGDEPGSITGRISGSVFPTVKLQISRTGGGGDAAVTYATVQSGDYRVNDIPAGRYTVAAFVDSDNGGTWSSMEPYGTFPGVVLVQPGLITGDVNIEILP
- a CDS encoding nitroreductase family protein, coding for MKFCPEEKFSRTKCTGCGICAKVCPSHAIHMSDGYPVFNSSRCIGCCHCGLFCPENAFGMEPIPENAAAPKQYRALLESRRSIRFYSDKVPSEEDISKLISIVSQSPTGVNAQGIIVRVISGTDNIRRLLEPVRKMLDILSFTGLPHIIGKITGMTAHIKSLRAGEDAIFRGAPVVLFFHVPRKNITGYTDGVIAASAVMNYAVSMGMGTLWNGIAEKIYPFVKSWHTREARGTRLTAVLCIGYPALKPKWKAPERIY